From a single Fusobacterium ulcerans ATCC 49185 genomic region:
- the xylA gene encoding xylose isomerase, with protein sequence MEFFKEIGKIKYEGKETKNELAFRYYNPDEIILGKPMKEHLKFGMSYWHTLTAAGNDQFGEGTIVREWDSLEPMERAKARVKAGFEIMEKLGMEYFCFHDRDIAPEADTLAEYQKNLDEIVDLIEIEMKRTGIKLLWGTTNMFSHPRFVHGAATSCNADVFALGAAQVKKALEITHRLNGEGYVFWGGREGYETLLNTDMKLELDNLAKMLGMAKDYANKIGFKGQFYIEPKPKEPTKHQYDFDSATVIGFLKTYNLDKDFKLNIEANHATLAYHTFQHELRFARINGMLGSVDANMGDMLLGWDTDQFPTNIYDAVLAMYEILKDGGFKTGGLNFDAKIRRASIELDDIFYAYIAGMDTFAKGLRVAAKLIEDNVFENIIEKRYASYKEGIGKEIIEGKVGLKELADYALKLDGIKNKSGRQEKLETILNNYIFD encoded by the coding sequence ATGGAATTTTTCAAAGAGATAGGAAAAATAAAATATGAAGGAAAGGAAACTAAAAATGAATTGGCCTTTAGGTATTATAATCCTGATGAAATAATACTTGGTAAGCCAATGAAAGAACATTTAAAATTTGGAATGTCGTATTGGCATACATTAACTGCTGCTGGGAATGATCAATTTGGTGAAGGAACAATTGTAAGAGAGTGGGATTCCCTAGAACCTATGGAAAGAGCAAAAGCAAGAGTGAAAGCTGGATTTGAAATTATGGAAAAATTAGGAATGGAATATTTTTGTTTTCATGATAGAGATATAGCACCAGAAGCTGATACTTTAGCTGAATATCAAAAAAATCTTGATGAGATTGTAGATTTAATTGAAATTGAAATGAAAAGAACAGGAATAAAACTTTTATGGGGAACAACAAATATGTTCAGTCACCCAAGATTTGTTCATGGAGCAGCAACTTCATGTAATGCAGATGTATTTGCATTAGGAGCTGCACAAGTAAAAAAAGCTCTTGAAATTACTCATAGATTGAATGGAGAAGGATATGTTTTCTGGGGAGGAAGAGAAGGGTATGAAACTCTTTTAAATACAGATATGAAATTAGAACTTGATAACCTTGCAAAAATGCTTGGGATGGCAAAAGACTATGCAAATAAAATTGGTTTTAAAGGACAATTCTATATTGAACCAAAGCCAAAAGAACCAACTAAACATCAGTATGATTTCGATTCTGCAACAGTAATAGGTTTTTTAAAGACTTATAATCTTGATAAAGATTTTAAGTTAAATATAGAAGCTAATCATGCAACTCTTGCATATCATACATTTCAGCATGAATTACGTTTTGCAAGAATAAATGGGATGCTTGGAAGTGTAGATGCAAATATGGGAGATATGCTTTTAGGATGGGATACTGATCAATTTCCAACAAATATATATGATGCAGTTCTTGCTATGTATGAAATTTTAAAAGATGGAGGATTTAAAACAGGAGGACTTAACTTTGATGCAAAAATAAGAAGAGCTTCAATAGAGCTAGATGATATTTTCTATGCTTATATTGCAGGAATGGATACATTTGCCAAAGGTCTAAGAGTAGCTGCAAAATTAATAGAAGATAATGTTTTTGAAAATATAATAGAAAAAAGATATGCAAGCTATAAAGAAGGAATAGGAAAAGAGATAATTGAAGGAAAAGTAGGACTAAAAGAATTGGCAGACTATGCTTTAAAATTGGATGGAATTAAAAATAAATCAGGAAGACAGGAAAAGTTAGAAACAATCTTAAATAATTATATTTTTGATTAG
- a CDS encoding flavocytochrome c, with the protein MGKKSFFSLIFSLLLILSDTIFSAEAVFKPGKYLGSSEGYGGPVKVEVTTSKDRIESVVIVEHKESKGISDHAIESLPKEIVDNQSISVDYVAGASKSSKAIIEATKEALKFSGVSIAAISKPVTKKVVENIILDKEAEVIVVGAGGAGLAAGVSAYENGAKSVIILEKMPIIGGNTVRAGGAYNAVNPKKQKAQGIEDSIDKHFTQTYEGGNKVANQKLVRTLVENAMSGVDWLEGLGMKWNEKIGSVVGSMWPRTNQATDPLGTGYINTLEKAFLQHGGKIYTNTKVMGIIKKDNRVIGVTAVGADGKEAEFIGKKGIILASGGYAANSEMVREFLSDGVYTKDKLPAGIENTNHPGATGEVIKMALDAGADVIDMKHIQLLPMPADRFGPTINVENVIFVNKDGNRYVREDGRRDEISLATFAQKDGQYYMINDSKIIPPDRKTTSAEDLDELIRKNTVVEAATLEELAKKINVPADALITTVKKFNESVDKKSDEFGRDIWENKIDKGPFYATLRFPALHHTMGGVKINENAEVIGKDGKAVPGLFAAGEVTGGIHGANRLGGNAIADIIVFGRIAGKNAANAK; encoded by the coding sequence ATGGGGAAAAAAAGTTTTTTTAGTTTAATATTTTCTTTACTGCTGATATTGAGTGATACAATATTTTCAGCAGAAGCTGTTTTTAAGCCTGGAAAGTATCTAGGAAGTTCTGAAGGATATGGAGGGCCTGTAAAAGTAGAAGTAACTACATCAAAAGATAGAATTGAAAGTGTAGTTATTGTAGAACATAAAGAAAGCAAAGGGATAAGTGATCATGCTATTGAAAGTCTTCCAAAAGAAATTGTAGATAATCAGAGTATTTCTGTAGATTATGTAGCTGGAGCATCAAAATCGAGTAAGGCTATAATAGAAGCAACTAAAGAAGCATTAAAATTTTCTGGAGTATCTATAGCTGCTATATCTAAACCAGTTACAAAAAAAGTTGTGGAAAATATAATATTGGATAAAGAAGCAGAAGTAATAGTAGTAGGAGCAGGAGGTGCAGGGCTTGCAGCAGGGGTATCCGCTTATGAAAATGGTGCTAAATCAGTTATAATACTTGAAAAAATGCCAATAATAGGTGGAAATACTGTTAGAGCTGGTGGAGCTTATAATGCTGTTAATCCTAAAAAACAAAAAGCACAAGGAATAGAAGATTCAATTGATAAACATTTTACTCAAACTTATGAGGGTGGAAATAAAGTTGCTAATCAAAAATTAGTCAGAACTCTTGTAGAAAATGCTATGAGTGGAGTAGACTGGCTTGAGGGATTAGGAATGAAATGGAATGAAAAAATCGGTTCAGTTGTAGGTTCAATGTGGCCAAGAACTAATCAGGCAACTGACCCATTAGGAACAGGGTATATAAATACTCTTGAGAAAGCATTTTTACAACATGGAGGAAAAATATATACAAATACTAAAGTTATGGGAATAATAAAAAAAGATAATAGAGTAATTGGAGTAACTGCTGTGGGAGCAGATGGAAAAGAAGCAGAATTTATTGGTAAGAAAGGAATAATTCTTGCAAGCGGAGGTTATGCTGCTAACAGTGAAATGGTTCGTGAATTTTTATCTGATGGAGTATATACAAAAGATAAACTTCCAGCTGGAATAGAAAATACAAATCATCCAGGAGCAACTGGAGAGGTTATAAAAATGGCTTTGGATGCTGGAGCTGATGTTATAGATATGAAACATATTCAATTGCTTCCAATGCCAGCAGATAGATTTGGACCAACTATTAATGTAGAAAATGTTATTTTCGTTAATAAGGATGGAAATCGTTATGTAAGAGAAGATGGAAGAAGAGATGAAATAAGTTTGGCTACATTTGCTCAAAAAGATGGTCAATATTATATGATAAATGATTCTAAAATAATACCTCCAGACAGAAAAACTACTTCTGCTGAGGATTTAGATGAGCTTATTAGAAAAAATACAGTGGTTGAAGCTGCAACACTTGAAGAACTAGCAAAAAAAATAAATGTTCCAGCAGATGCACTAATTACAACTGTAAAAAAATTTAATGAATCTGTTGATAAAAAATCAGATGAATTTGGAAGAGATATATGGGAAAATAAAATAGATAAAGGACCTTTCTATGCAACATTACGTTTCCCTGCACTACATCATACTATGGGTGGAGTAAAAATAAATGAAAATGCAGAGGTAATAGGAAAAGATGGAAAGGCTGTTCCTGGATTGTTTGCAGCTGGAGAAGTTACTGGTGGAATACACGGTGCTAACAGACTTGGTGGAAATGCTATAGCTGATATCATTGTTTTTGGAAGAATTGCTGGGAAAAATGCTGCTAATGCAAAATAA
- a CDS encoding KdsC family phosphatase, with protein sequence MIKLIVLDVDGTLTNGKLYMDDKDNSLKGFDVKDGFAIAQWIKYGGITAIITGKTSVIVKRRAEELGIQELVQGAGNKVAELKKILDKYKITLEETAYMGDDINDLGVMSVVGMSAAPKNAVKEVLDRVNFISSKNGGDGAVREFFEKIMKENGMWEKVVEKYLNEGK encoded by the coding sequence ATGATAAAATTAATTGTATTAGATGTAGATGGAACTTTAACTAATGGTAAGCTCTATATGGATGATAAAGATAATAGCTTGAAAGGGTTTGATGTAAAAGATGGATTTGCAATAGCTCAATGGATAAAGTATGGAGGAATTACTGCTATTATCACTGGAAAGACTTCTGTAATAGTAAAAAGAAGAGCAGAGGAATTGGGAATACAGGAATTAGTACAGGGAGCTGGAAATAAGGTAGCTGAATTAAAAAAGATATTAGATAAATACAAGATAACACTAGAGGAAACTGCTTATATGGGTGACGATATAAATGATTTAGGAGTTATGTCTGTTGTGGGAATGTCAGCAGCTCCTAAAAATGCAGTAAAAGAAGTTTTGGACAGAGTAAACTTTATCTCTTCAAAAAATGGTGGAGATGGGGCAGTAAGAGAATTTTTTGAAAAGATAATGAAAGAAAATGGTATGTGGGAAAAAGTAGTAGAAAAATATCTTAATGAAGGAAAATAA
- a CDS encoding ROK family protein: MKDVIYQKKEKMKNINRVYQFISQNKFFTKKEIADSLDISFPTVAKIINLLLDKKIVIDKGYSDNNIKRKASLYEYNPNSFYSIGIKIELSSVSFILINLNGDEIKKTVIIKNFFNDENFVFYIMEELKLFLKNFPYQNLITGIGISLSGIVDNKSKILKIGTNFNLFEKNMEIIENTFSLPIYLINEANAGAIGEFFLNRTLKEQNIVFISIDSGVGAGIVIDGNLYKGHSSKAGEFGHFTVENHGKKCNCGNEGCLEMYCSNRALVKAFEKEFNLSNLSFIEIFSKNLADTEKGKGILEKYTDYLASGIRNLLFLLDLDRVIIGGLISNYSHYIKESLEKKVFNNIFFEDKSILEFSKYGDFSNLIGAAFLPFNDLFIHLF, translated from the coding sequence ATGAAAGATGTTATTTATCAAAAAAAAGAAAAAATGAAAAATATAAACAGAGTTTATCAATTTATTTCTCAAAATAAATTTTTTACAAAAAAAGAAATTGCTGATTCATTGGATATTAGTTTTCCAACTGTTGCAAAAATAATAAATCTTTTGCTAGATAAAAAAATTGTTATTGATAAGGGTTATTCTGATAATAATATAAAAAGAAAAGCAAGTCTTTATGAATATAATCCTAATTCTTTTTATTCTATTGGTATTAAAATAGAACTTTCTTCAGTAAGTTTTATATTAATAAATTTAAATGGAGATGAAATAAAAAAAACTGTTATTATAAAAAATTTTTTTAATGATGAAAATTTTGTTTTTTATATTATGGAAGAGCTTAAGTTATTTTTAAAAAATTTTCCTTATCAAAATCTAATAACAGGAATAGGGATTTCTCTTTCAGGTATAGTTGATAATAAAAGTAAAATATTAAAAATAGGAACAAACTTTAACTTATTTGAAAAAAATATGGAAATAATTGAAAATACCTTTTCACTTCCAATATACCTAATAAATGAAGCTAATGCAGGAGCTATTGGAGAGTTCTTTCTGAATAGAACTTTAAAAGAACAGAATATTGTTTTTATTTCTATAGATTCTGGAGTGGGAGCCGGAATAGTAATTGATGGTAATCTTTACAAAGGACATTCTTCAAAAGCTGGAGAATTTGGACACTTTACTGTAGAAAATCATGGAAAGAAATGTAACTGTGGAAATGAAGGGTGTCTTGAGATGTATTGTTCAAATAGAGCACTGGTAAAAGCTTTTGAAAAAGAATTTAATCTTTCTAATCTAAGTTTTATTGAAATTTTTTCTAAGAATTTAGCAGATACTGAAAAGGGTAAAGGGATATTGGAGAAATATACTGATTATCTTGCTTCTGGTATAAGGAATTTATTATTTTTATTAGACTTAGATAGAGTTATTATTGGAGGTCTTATTTCAAACTATAGTCATTATATAAAAGAATCTCTTGAAAAAAAAGTTTTTAATAATATATTTTTTGAAGATAAATCAATTCTGGAATTTTCAAAATATGGTGATTTTTCTAATCTTATAGGAGCGGCTTTCTTACCTTTTAACGATTTATTTATTCACCTATTTTAA
- the xylB gene encoding xylulokinase yields MYIGIDLGTSSVKLLLMEKNGNVIKTISKDYPLNFVKETWIEQNPEYWFNSVYDGLKEIIIGYEKSILALSFSGQMHGLVLLDNEDRIIRPAILWCDQRTEKECIYLNEHIGRKKLLENTGNIALTGFTLPKILWMKENEPENFLKISKVMLPKDYIAYRLSGVFATDVSDASGMLLLDVKNRKWSAEMIKISGLKEENFAKIYESHKNIGCIKKEFSEKLGLNENVKIIIGGGDQAIGAIGVGVVNDDYISVALGTSGVVFANNSEYIHDKKGRLHSFCHASGRYHQMGVILSAASCLKWWAEEINKTSDYETLIKEAEKSEAKDLYFLPYLVGERTPHNDVNVRGSFIGLNINHKIGDMTKALLEGVAFALRDSYEILKEMNIKSKTIRLSGGGARNILWREIICNVFNLKTEVVNSLEGPAFGAAIIAAVGDGVYKDVDEACSTIIKPLEMLYPSDEMVKNYNEKYSQFKKLYPILKEFYN; encoded by the coding sequence ATGTATATAGGAATAGATTTAGGAACATCCTCTGTAAAACTTCTTTTAATGGAAAAAAATGGGAATGTTATAAAAACAATAAGTAAAGATTACCCATTGAATTTTGTAAAAGAAACATGGATAGAGCAAAATCCTGAATATTGGTTTAACAGTGTTTATGATGGATTAAAAGAAATAATAATAGGTTATGAAAAATCTATACTTGCTTTAAGTTTTAGTGGACAGATGCATGGACTTGTTCTACTAGACAATGAAGATAGGATAATAAGACCTGCAATACTATGGTGCGACCAGAGAACAGAAAAAGAATGTATTTATTTAAATGAGCATATAGGAAGAAAAAAATTGCTGGAAAATACAGGAAATATAGCTCTTACAGGTTTCACCCTTCCAAAAATTCTATGGATGAAAGAAAATGAACCTGAGAATTTTTTAAAAATTTCAAAAGTAATGCTTCCAAAAGATTATATAGCATATAGGCTAAGTGGGGTTTTTGCAACAGATGTGAGTGATGCTTCAGGAATGTTGCTGTTAGATGTAAAAAATAGAAAATGGTCTGCTGAAATGATAAAAATCTCAGGATTGAAAGAAGAAAATTTTGCAAAGATATATGAATCTCATAAAAATATAGGATGTATAAAAAAAGAATTTTCAGAAAAATTAGGACTGAATGAAAATGTAAAAATTATAATTGGAGGTGGAGATCAAGCAATAGGAGCTATTGGTGTGGGAGTAGTAAATGATGATTATATTTCTGTTGCTTTGGGAACATCTGGAGTGGTTTTTGCAAATAATTCAGAATATATTCATGATAAAAAGGGAAGACTTCATTCTTTTTGTCATGCAAGTGGCAGATATCATCAAATGGGAGTGATTTTATCTGCTGCCTCATGTTTGAAATGGTGGGCAGAAGAAATAAATAAAACATCTGATTATGAAACTCTTATAAAAGAAGCAGAAAAATCAGAAGCTAAAGATTTATACTTTCTGCCATATCTGGTTGGAGAGAGAACTCCTCACAATGATGTAAATGTAAGAGGGTCATTTATAGGTCTTAATATAAACCATAAAATAGGAGATATGACAAAGGCATTATTGGAAGGGGTGGCTTTTGCTCTCAGGGATTCTTATGAAATTTTAAAAGAAATGAATATAAAATCTAAAACTATAAGATTAAGTGGAGGTGGAGCAAGGAATATTCTTTGGAGAGAGATTATATGTAATGTTTTCAATTTAAAAACAGAAGTAGTAAATTCATTGGAAGGACCTGCATTTGGTGCAGCAATAATAGCAGCAGTAGGAGATGGAGTTTACAAAGATGTTGATGAGGCATGCAGCACTATTATTAAACCTTTGGAAATGCTTTATCCAAGTGATGAGATGGTAAAAAATTATAATGAAAAATATAGCCAATTTAAAAAACTTTATCCAATATTAAAAGAATTTTATAATTAA
- a CDS encoding phosphoribosylaminoimidazolesuccinocarboxamide synthase, which yields MEKVYQGKTKDVYKLENGNFLLEFKDDCTGKDGVFDPGENSVGLKIEGIGKANLKMSVHFFEILNKAGVKTHYISANVEKGTMEVVPARPFGKGLEVICRFKAVGSFYRRYNEYVTEGGDLPAYVETTFKNDALGDPLVTKDGLVVLNVMTSEQYDSMKERTQLISTIVRDTLAEKGLDLYDIKFEFGIDKDGEVILIDEIASGNMRVYKAGKIVDPMDLTEMVFA from the coding sequence ATGGAAAAAGTTTATCAAGGAAAGACTAAAGATGTCTACAAATTAGAAAATGGAAATTTCTTACTTGAATTTAAAGATGACTGTACAGGAAAAGATGGAGTATTTGATCCAGGGGAAAACTCAGTAGGATTAAAAATAGAAGGAATAGGAAAAGCTAACTTGAAGATGTCTGTTCACTTTTTTGAAATATTGAATAAGGCAGGAGTAAAAACTCATTATATATCTGCTAATGTAGAAAAAGGAACTATGGAGGTAGTACCAGCAAGACCTTTTGGAAAAGGACTTGAAGTAATATGCCGTTTTAAAGCTGTAGGAAGTTTCTATCGTCGTTATAATGAATATGTAACAGAAGGTGGAGATTTACCTGCTTATGTAGAAACTACATTTAAAAATGATGCTTTAGGAGATCCTCTTGTAACTAAAGATGGATTAGTAGTTCTTAATGTAATGACTTCTGAGCAGTATGATTCAATGAAAGAAAGAACACAATTGATTTCTACAATAGTAAGAGATACTTTAGCTGAAAAAGGACTTGATCTTTATGATATTAAATTTGAGTTTGGAATAGATAAAGATGGAGAAGTTATACTTATAGATGAAATAGCTTCTGGAAATATGCGTGTATATAAAGCAGGGAAAATAGTTGATCCTATGGATTTAACAGAAATGGTATTTGCATAA
- a CDS encoding STAS-like domain-containing protein: MNLVLSKIFETSVLVSPKKALQLCSMVARKIKKGDSVVIDFNGIKATTLAFLYVLFSNIVKECGKDVKSLVSVENASKELKEEFKYLKQNYKELCEKFSHLDVITA; this comes from the coding sequence ATGAATCTTGTATTAAGCAAAATTTTTGAAACTTCTGTCCTTGTATCTCCTAAGAAAGCTCTACAATTGTGTTCTATGGTTGCTAGGAAAATCAAAAAAGGAGATAGTGTTGTTATAGACTTCAATGGTATAAAAGCTACCACATTAGCTTTCCTTTATGTTCTTTTCTCTAATATAGTAAAAGAATGTGGTAAAGATGTAAAAAGCCTTGTATCAGTTGAAAATGCTTCTAAGGAGCTAAAAGAAGAATTCAAATACTTAAAACAAAATTACAAAGAACTTTGTGAAAAATTCTCGCACTTGGATGTTATAACAGCTTAA
- a CDS encoding toxin-antitoxin system YwqK family antitoxin — translation MKKTLILSMLLAISLVSFSAPKTADTSRMREENGITYYFNEDTPFTGKVIDKKDRNYYTDGKPDGKWVTFFPNGALKSIENWKNGKLNGKYVIYQENGLKVMQTSYINGNDNGEYFLYHENGNLQVQGYFKNGVPSGTWKYYHPDGKLKGKAVYPD, via the coding sequence ATGAAAAAAACTTTAATTTTATCAATGCTTTTAGCAATATCTTTAGTTAGTTTTTCTGCTCCTAAAACAGCAGATACTTCAAGAATGAGAGAAGAAAATGGTATTACATATTATTTTAATGAAGATACCCCTTTTACAGGAAAGGTAATAGATAAAAAAGATAGAAACTATTACACTGATGGAAAGCCTGATGGAAAGTGGGTAACTTTTTTTCCTAATGGAGCTTTAAAATCTATAGAGAACTGGAAAAATGGAAAATTAAACGGAAAATATGTTATTTATCAAGAAAATGGTTTAAAGGTTATGCAAACTTCTTATATCAACGGAAATGACAATGGTGAATATTTTCTTTATCATGAAAATGGAAATCTTCAAGTACAAGGATATTTTAAAAATGGTGTTCCTTCTGGTACTTGGAAATATTATCATCCAGATGGTAAGTTAAAGGGAAAAGCTGTTTACCCAGATTAG
- a CDS encoding MalY/PatB family protein — protein sequence MKEFDEIINRYETNCAKWDGCREICGKDVMQLAVADMDFRSPKEILNVMHKIVEHGIFGYTILSKKYYQSVINWYKKRHNWNISEEWIMYSPRVGIGTSLIIQNMTKKGDGIILQTPAYPTLRDVVVKNKRNLIENPLILKNGKYKLDLSNLEKQIDKNTKIFILCNPHNPTGRVFTLDELQEIVNFCKKHNLIILADEIHSDLVFKPNKHIPVASIREAQEISIICTSITKTFNVPGVITSNLIIPNEKIRNEVKEILDVAVIHNPNIFAAAITEAAYNECDYWLDEVLEYVHSNKIYLKEYLKKHIPKLKLIDSEGTYLSWIDYRDLKVSGEELKKLFIEKAGVNVYMGEHFGDSGKGFIRVNLATPKSNIEKFLININETLKEK from the coding sequence ATGAAAGAATTTGATGAGATAATAAATAGATATGAAACTAATTGTGCAAAATGGGATGGATGCAGAGAGATATGTGGAAAGGATGTAATGCAGCTGGCAGTAGCAGATATGGATTTTAGGTCTCCAAAAGAAATACTAAATGTCATGCATAAAATTGTAGAACATGGAATATTTGGATATACAATTTTATCTAAAAAATATTATCAGTCTGTAATTAATTGGTATAAAAAAAGGCATAATTGGAATATTTCTGAAGAATGGATTATGTACTCACCAAGAGTTGGAATAGGTACCAGTCTTATAATTCAAAATATGACAAAGAAAGGGGATGGAATTATACTACAAACACCTGCTTATCCAACATTAAGGGATGTAGTTGTAAAAAATAAAAGAAATTTAATTGAAAATCCTTTAATTTTAAAAAATGGAAAATATAAATTAGATTTAAGTAATTTGGAAAAGCAGATTGATAAAAACACTAAAATATTCATTTTATGTAATCCTCACAACCCTACAGGAAGAGTATTTACATTAGATGAATTACAGGAAATTGTAAACTTTTGTAAAAAACATAATTTAATAATACTTGCTGATGAAATTCACAGTGATTTAGTATTTAAACCTAATAAACATATTCCTGTAGCTAGTATAAGAGAAGCACAGGAAATAAGTATAATATGCACTTCTATTACAAAAACATTTAATGTTCCAGGAGTTATTACTTCTAATCTGATAATTCCTAATGAAAAAATAAGAAATGAAGTAAAAGAAATATTAGATGTAGCAGTGATCCATAATCCAAATATTTTTGCTGCAGCAATAACAGAAGCAGCATATAATGAATGTGATTATTGGCTGGATGAAGTGTTAGAGTATGTCCATTCAAATAAGATTTATTTAAAAGAATATTTAAAAAAACATATTCCTAAATTGAAATTAATAGACTCTGAAGGAACCTATCTTTCTTGGATAGACTATAGAGATTTAAAAGTAAGTGGTGAAGAATTAAAAAAATTATTTATTGAAAAGGCAGGAGTAAATGTTTACATGGGAGAACATTTTGGAGATTCAGGTAAGGGATTTATAAGAGTGAATCTGGCAACTCCCAAATCTAATATAGAGAAATTTTTAATAAATATAAATGAAACTTTAAAAGAAAAATAA
- the rpsT gene encoding 30S ribosomal protein S20 — MAHSRSAKKRILVAERNRERNQAVKSRVKTMTKKVLTTVDTKDLEASKTALSVAYKELDKAVSKGIMKKNTASRKKARLAAKVNAL; from the coding sequence TTGGCACATTCAAGATCAGCTAAAAAGAGAATATTAGTAGCAGAGAGAAACAGAGAAAGAAATCAAGCAGTAAAATCTAGAGTTAAAACTATGACTAAAAAAGTTTTAACAACTGTAGATACTAAAGATTTAGAAGCTTCAAAAACAGCTTTATCAGTAGCTTATAAAGAGTTAGATAAAGCAGTAAGCAAAGGAATCATGAAGAAAAACACAGCATCTAGAAAGAAAGCAAGATTAGCTGCTAAAGTAAACGCACTATAA
- the nhaC gene encoding Na+/H+ antiporter NhaC produces the protein MKKKPSFIEAVIPIISMVLLLGIGYGVYGLRAEILMLISAGIAGVIAYRLGYTWDDMMNSIVGKLSKTMPAILILIIVGVLIGSWMIGGTIPMMVYYGLKIINPKLIVITSFLVTSFVSICTGTSWGSAGTIGVALIGVAAGMGIPLPIVAGAIVSGAYFGDKMSPLSDTTNLAPIAAGTTLYEHIGHMVFTTGPAFILAGIVYIIAGFKMPAVAMATPEKVEIILKTLDQMFKWNPLVILPPIIVLYGSIKKKPTIPVMLISSCIALFNAIIFQGFTLQQAFEATISGFNISMMNNIDTANIISDIPRLLNRGGMNSMLGTVLIAFCAYGFAGIIAVNGSLDIVLERLMKNVKSTGSLILVTLISCFTAVCVTSNGQLSILIPGEMLRNSYIARKLHPKNLSRSLEDGATVIEPLVPWTAAGVYMATTLGVPTLEYLPWAILCYSGWIFAVIWGYTGKFIAKLDEKSPIYQDYLKEQQSNI, from the coding sequence ATGAAGAAAAAACCTAGTTTTATTGAAGCAGTGATTCCTATAATATCAATGGTTCTGTTATTAGGAATAGGGTATGGGGTTTATGGACTTAGAGCAGAGATATTAATGCTGATTTCAGCAGGGATAGCAGGTGTTATAGCTTATAGACTTGGATATACATGGGATGATATGATGAACTCTATTGTCGGGAAATTATCTAAAACAATGCCTGCAATTTTGATTTTAATAATAGTTGGAGTTTTGATAGGAAGTTGGATGATTGGTGGAACAATACCAATGATGGTTTATTATGGATTGAAAATAATTAATCCTAAATTAATAGTAATTACTTCTTTTTTAGTTACATCTTTTGTTTCTATATGTACAGGAACATCATGGGGGTCAGCAGGAACAATTGGAGTTGCATTAATAGGAGTTGCTGCTGGAATGGGAATACCTCTTCCAATAGTTGCAGGAGCAATAGTTTCAGGAGCGTATTTTGGAGATAAAATGTCACCATTATCAGATACAACCAATCTTGCCCCAATAGCTGCTGGAACTACTTTATATGAACATATAGGCCATATGGTTTTCACAACAGGGCCAGCATTTATACTAGCTGGAATAGTGTATATTATAGCAGGATTTAAAATGCCAGCAGTAGCCATGGCAACACCAGAAAAAGTAGAAATTATCTTAAAAACATTGGATCAAATGTTTAAATGGAACCCACTTGTAATACTGCCTCCAATAATTGTTTTATATGGATCAATAAAAAAGAAACCTACTATACCAGTAATGCTTATTTCAAGTTGTATAGCATTATTTAACGCTATTATTTTTCAAGGATTTACTTTACAGCAGGCTTTTGAAGCAACAATCAGTGGATTTAATATTTCTATGATGAATAATATTGATACAGCCAATATAATTTCAGATATTCCGAGATTATTAAATAGAGGTGGAATGAATTCTATGCTTGGAACAGTTTTAATAGCATTCTGTGCTTATGGCTTTGCTGGGATTATTGCTGTAAATGGATCATTAGATATAGTTCTTGAAAGACTAATGAAAAATGTTAAATCAACAGGAAGTTTAATATTAGTAACATTAATTTCTTGTTTTACTGCAGTATGTGTAACTTCTAATGGTCAATTGTCGATTTTAATACCAGGAGAAATGTTAAGAAACAGTTACATTGCTAGAAAACTGCATCCTAAGAATCTTTCAAGATCATTAGAAGATGGTGCGACAGTAATTGAACCATTAGTTCCATGGACAGCAGCAGGAGTTTATATGGCAACAACTTTAGGTGTACCTACATTAGAATATCTACCATGGGCAATTTTATGTTATTCTGGATGGATATTTGCTGTAATTTGGGGTTATACTGGAAAGTTTATAGCTAAATTAGATGAGAAAAGTCCTATTTATCAAGACTATTTAAAAGAACAACAGTCTAATATATAG